The sequence below is a genomic window from Pseudorasbora parva isolate DD20220531a chromosome 4, ASM2467924v1, whole genome shotgun sequence.
TTTTGACACCTTTTGTAGGGCAGAATtcgaccatagaccgtaaaaaaatacgCCCTAAATCTTACACTAGGTGGCAGCCAATAGCACATTTTTACAACAAGACGCTGCGCTGCGAAGAAACGAAACGGATGACCCATTTAGGCTCCAGTGGTGGCGAAAAAGACTTTTACCGCAGTTAAACACTGAAAAACAACAGCCGAAATCACTTCCGGGTTCTGATGAGTGACGTGGAGGTGTGTTGTCTTTTTGGTGAAGATGTCGCCGCACGATCActtgtctctctgtctgtgtgaTTTAATCaggtaataataattttaaagatttagttaattttttctatagactgtgtAAGCTAGTGTCGAATAAGTGAAATCCAGTGAACTCAGTCTGTACGAATGTATATTAAAATCTACTTTCTTGGTTTAGTTTCTGTTTAGAATGAATGAATAGATAAATGTATAcgtatttttaaacatttgtaaaacCCGTGATGGATGTTCAGCTGTAAATTTcgtataatttcaacattttAGCCATTCACATGATGGAGAAGGATTTGATGTCATAGTCACATGTTCTTTTGCAGGTGGCTTATTAATCAGTACGAAAATTTTATAGGGCGTAACTTATGGCTGGTTAAAAGAATATAAGGAAATCTGTAACATTTAACGTTAGAATTAGTTTTGTGATCTTGTCCAGACACTAACGTTTTAATAGGAAACCATTGTATGTCAGCTGATATTAATGGCAAAGATTATTTTGTGACTTTTGCCTTCCACAGGTTACTGTGGTCACTGCTGTTACCATGCTTCTATCTGAGTCTTGTCCTGACAGCCATCCTTTTAATCTTCATCATGGCGGTGAGAACCTGGCTGCAGATGAAGAGGAAGACCAGAAGAGCTCAGGATGGACGGCCTGCCGTGGCCTTCTTCCACCCATACTGCAAtgcaggaggaggaggagagagagtgctGTGGTGTGCTTTACGTGCTCTTCAAAACAGGTCAGCATATTTCAGCACTTTAAGAGTGTGCCATTTATTTATGGGCCACTGACAAATAAGGAGTGAAAgcatacaaaaacaaacaaacactaaaACCATAATATAAATCATTTAGAATGATAAACTGCTATATTTTTAAGTTACCTACTTTATTGTATGGTTTACTGATTCTCGTCATTGAAAATGTCATACAGAATGACATGTTTATAATGAATCCatatatgatgatgatgatgatgatgatgataacttctACCAGATCAAAAGCCAAGGATTTTGATCTGCTAGAAGTTATTCAGAAGAAGATTACTTTTAAAGTCTTAAAATGATCATGCATGACTACAGTGTTTTCAACAtgatttaaaactttttaactgGCCCATTACTTGGCTGTCATGGAAAACTATACCACCACTTTCAACAAACATAACATTTACTTTCAAAGTTAAGTAATCGCTTAATATATGTGTGATATAAATTatgatataaaatgttttacatttcaataagcacAATATTGAATCAGGATTAAACCTGCCCTAGAATGTCTGTTATCCTGAAAGTCATTTAAATCCCAGTGTAGGGATAAAAAGTATTTCAAGTATCATTAATGTATGAAATTATTTATAGATCACTGTGATAGTTTTTGTCATTtgtgtgatggatggatggatggatttatttatttagttttacttTAGGTGTGAACAGTTATCACACATGGCATGAAGAATGTAGAAAAAGACTATATAGTTAAATTGCTACTAGGCATATATTGATTCAAAAGCTATAGTCTTATATTTTGAAATTGCTTAGTACAGCAAAGTGAACATGTTATGTCACTTACCCTTATATAAGTATATCAAGTTCTGCATTTGACTAAAGCTGTCTTGAAATGCTTAGATCAGGGGGCTGGGCTTCAGCTTGTTACATAATGAAAGACTACCGTACTCATGATTTTAGGATTCTTTTTAATTCCTGTATAACTACATAGGTACCCTGATGTTTCCTTCGTGGTCTACACTGGTGATCAGGGTGTGACGGCAGAAGAGATTTTAGATGGGGCACGGCGGCGTTTCAACATCAGACTCCCCAGAGCCGTTAAGTTTGTCTTCTTGAAACATCGTCTCCTGGTGGAGGCAAATCTCTACCCACACTTCACCCTTCTGGGGCAGAGCGTGGGCTCCATCTTCCTGGGGTGGGAGGCTTTGACCGAGTTTGTTCCAGATCTCTACATTGACTCAATGGGTTATGCCTTCACATTACCTGTGTTCCGTTATCTGGGTGGATGTAGTGTGGGAAGCTATGTGCACTACCCAACCATCAGCACTGACATGCTGTCTGTGGTTCGAGAAAGAAACCCAAGGTTAGTCATTTTTGTTTCTGAATTTACGTGATTCACTTTAGTTCATCTTTATTAAATTCCCGAGGGCAATTTGGTTGCAGCATACAAGCATAAGTCAATCACCATACAAGTCAATAACAACACATAAGATCATCAAACAACATTTACAAATTTGACAGCTGAAGGGATAAATGAATATCTAAACCGATTTGTTTTGCTAATAGGAGTTCTAAAACTAAGACCAGAGTGTACGAGGTGAAACTCATTGGGCATAAGATGTGACTTCAATATCAATTTAATATATGTAAAATCCAACAATATTACTCTGTGCTTTTCCTAACACCTGCCTTTGATACAACTGAGCCTTGCTCATCTGCTTCTTCCCAGTTATTTTACCTCCATGTCTTACAATCATTTCCAGACAGTTCTTATTTTTCTTGTTTATGGAATTAAACCAGCACAGCATGAAAAAGTTAAGAACGACTCCATAAAAGTTTTGTAAAACATACACATCAATGTTTTATCCTCATGAAAATACCTTAGTTTCCTCAAGCAGTACAATCTCTGTTGCCCCGTCTTACACAGGGCTTCAGTATTTGGTGAAAAAGTCAACTTATTGACTAAAATGGTGCCCAAATACTTTTACTGCTCAACACTTTCAACACCAAAAacgtttaaaaatgtttgtttgtacTCAATGGATTGCTTCCTCGAGCTAAAATCAATAGTCAACTCTTTAGTTTTAAGaacatttagttttaaaaaaagcatCCTGACTCCAGGTAACAAAATCGTCAACCACAGAACCATGCATTGAGCCCCCCTCACTCAATAAACTAATAATTGAGTCATCTGCAAATTttgtaaaatgtcttttttcacAATTACTCTTACAATCATTAgtatataaaattaataataaaggaAGTCATAAAGAATTCcactgtttaatgtttaatgattTAAAACCTGATGTAGGGATTAAAAGAACTCCATTATGATTATAACTTAGTTCAAAACTGACCCTgtttaatttcttaattttcaTTATGAATAAGTGTAGTAGTTCTAAACAAACTTACAACATGGCCTTAATATAATTTAGTAATTTAAAAACAAGTTTTCAAAGTGTAAATCTAGACCTAGAAAATCTTAAATTTGTGGCCATTTTTATAatgattatatatttttctaatTAGGCCAAAACTCTAAAatatttgtctggctatcagcagaccaagctcaatttaaaattgaacattggtctggggagtctgctgtgtattttctactgcacaagaggcgtgatcaacgagcattatttgaatgactctgtatgcaattggatagtcctttaaccaatcagaccacagcatgcgtgatcaacgggcaacaacAAGCCAGTCTgcgattggttcccgcaaaagtgtaacagaagcagtagaaattaatgtacaggtttccagttgcagggtgaaatcaaatcgccggcagatcaggctgggtttaccaaaatattttattggtTTGAAATTAagtaaaacaaaccaaaaaaaaatcataaccctaaagggttagttcacccatttgtgttcatcttcggaacacaaatgaaaatatttttgttgaaatccgatggctcagaaaggccttcactgacaccaatgtcgtttcctctctcaagaccaatAAAAGGcgctaaagacgtcgttacaaattCCATCTCaaaaacaatcattttatgaagcgacgagaatagttttttgtgcgcaaaaaacttgtatagtgatgggccaatttcaaaacaaaatttcAATCCCTatagcccatcactatataagttatttatttattttaatttttttgcgcacaaaaactattctctttgcttcataaaattattgtagaaccactgtagttagatggactttgtaatgacgtctttagttccttttatgggtcttgagagaggaaatgtcattggtgtcaatgaaggcctgtctgagccatcggatcgAAAATAGCCTTTTGAAATGACTTTACTTTTGTAATGTTTATGTAATATGTGTTATATTTTCCAGTTGTTATGTATGATGCATgtgtataaatatttaatttttttcaaatttttggAATCAgtaattattctttttttaataaaaaggaaTGAATACctattcagcaaagatgcatcaatttgatcaaaagtgacagtatagacatttaCAGTGttactatttcaaataaatgttgttcatTTGAACTTACTGTTCATCAAAGAAAAAAtatcacaacatttttaggtggcacaactgttttcaatattgataattttttaatattgtactagatttttcttgagcaccaaatcatcatatatgaatgatttctgaaggatctgaagaccggagtaatgatgctgaaaatttagctttgccctcacaggaataaattatgttttaaaatatgttaaaatagTACACACAGTTTACAATTTTTAAAcagtaatactatttcacagtattactgttttactgtatttttgattaaataaatgcagccttttatgagtgagcagaagagactactttcaaaaaatattgaatgatattgtatattattggcttatacatttttaattacatttttgcaCTCTAGGTTCAACAATGCAGACTACATCTCCAGTAACCCTGTACTGAGTGCCATCAAAGTGATTTACTACTGTGTCTTCGCTCTGATGTACGGTCTAGCCGGCTCCTGTAGTGAAGTGGTCATGGTGAATTCCACCTGGACGTTAGGTCACATCCTGGCTCTGTGGCGCGCTTCTAACCGCACGAGTGTGGTCTACCCGCCGTGTGACGTTCAGGCCTTTTTGGATATCCCTTTTGGAGAAGAGAAAGAAGGCAAGAAGTGCCACTGTGTGGTCTCGGTGGGTCAGTTCCGGCCTGAAAAAGACCATCAGCTGCAGATCAGGGCTTTTAAAAAACTTCTGGACAGGAAGGGGGCGGAGCCTGCCGGTCGAGAAACCGTGAAGCTGGTGTTGATTGGTGGATGTCGTAACCAGGAAGATGAA
It includes:
- the alg11 gene encoding GDP-Man:Man(3)GlcNAc(2)-PP-Dol alpha-1,2-mannosyltransferase; the protein is MSPHDHLSLCLCDLIRLLWSLLLPCFYLSLVLTAILLIFIMAVRTWLQMKRKTRRAQDGRPAVAFFHPYCNAGGGGERVLWCALRALQNRYPDVSFVVYTGDQGVTAEEILDGARRRFNIRLPRAVKFVFLKHRLLVEANLYPHFTLLGQSVGSIFLGWEALTEFVPDLYIDSMGYAFTLPVFRYLGGCSVGSYVHYPTISTDMLSVVRERNPRFNNADYISSNPVLSAIKVIYYCVFALMYGLAGSCSEVVMVNSTWTLGHILALWRASNRTSVVYPPCDVQAFLDIPFGEEKEGKKCHCVVSVGQFRPEKDHQLQIRAFKKLLDRKGAEPAGRETVKLVLIGGCRNQEDEDRVLMLRGLCQELGMADRVQFKLNIPFEELKKDLTDATIGLHTMWNEHFGIGVVECMAAGTIILAHKSGGPKLDIVVPYDGGPTGFLADDEDTYADAMERILSLTPAAQLEIRRRARLSVTRFSDQEFEGSFLAALEPLMSTLRL